One part of the Candida albicans SC5314 chromosome R, complete sequence genome encodes these proteins:
- a CDS encoding protein phosphatase regulator (Ortholog(s) have protein phosphatase 1 binding, protein phosphatase type 1 regulator activity, role in chromosome segregation, regulation of phosphoprotein phosphatase activity and cytoplasm localization), with product MDQNSVSPEVVVEKKSGSISDNGKTNEENASKPQVKQTSTHYTPKLITSLDCKILQYQYNIYKLEKSISHIRKLQTECQGSPNLPLLHYIVLLVGCTFSINDKAFDPKLDILSNFQLFRSTTINITATTSHIPYDTPDLPITPLNDIPEISTSIKCLKQLESLCNTCLQGYKKKLDQAKVEKSNELGNVDSIDAYYSTIEKIVSNDIFNNDIDLVFSDSTFTLPIDNVDLMANENFQEATLIDMDIKELFIIVQYIERSLNFLKPTITKLKQPQCSDPYALHKIFLLTQRLNDIYTIVRRYGRKIYLSNYQHLTDSKFLFHCKNPQFFKNNILKDMNDFFNSMKKNGTLIANLTRFVRQDSRFETNSKNITNNMNFTNQGLLTVETTITKLKEFGMSWLVSELRFRRVYQLPKKNLFDIYQTVPEFKQRTTPPTVSITGPNPSSSPASASTNTSKSKTDNSTPNGSQPAKKPLEKSETNNEGTKSRSRSSSVSSITSNGSSSGLMRRGSISSPIKPSPLSLPQNGRNSPRTSRPNSMLFLHPNSSTSNLESDPEKKSSAPLSPSTGPGAGTITRRRSNSQPIGRDAIIATSGAATALTRNSSLSSRTSSPLRSPSTSNNMTAGSPTTTTTTEKASSPTPSRITQKLLMVQEEETPSLAQKSASAATKLSASQRFQQRVREAAKNGDLVTQKKETFTSVTFDPNDTSKLSIRKYSEIPTSPETEVQAKEEEPVPVKVAVAPQRRTRDQVTRHNTQRNSHIPMPKNTDTKSSNSSIDQKSSSSNNSTGSVSNSTSTTTTTTTISKKVRFTGVPEWTEAEDAPTKYSHAILRNFAVFRHPIKTAKAHNSKSDQLLHEESMSFKTSTVVVDDNEVMIAPKPKSGFSRIKSRLI from the coding sequence ATGGATCAAAATTCTGTTTCACCAGAAGTTGTTGTGGAAAAGAAATCGGGATCGATATCTGACAATGGGAAAacaaatgaagaaaatgcCTCAAAACCACAAGTTAAACAGACGAGTACTCATTATACTCCCAAATTAATTACATCATTGGATTGTAAAATTCtacaatatcaatataacatttacaaattagaaaaatcaatcagTCATATACGGAAACTCCAAACTGAATGTCAAGGATCACCTAATTTACCTTTGCTTCATTATATTGTATTATTGGTAGGGTGTACATTTTCTATCAATGACAAAGCATTCGACCCCAAATTAGATATTTTAtccaattttcaattatttagaAGTACAACCATTAACATAACAGCCACAACCTCGCATATTCCATACGATACACCAGATTTACCAATCACACCATTGAATGATATTCCGGAAATATCGACATCAATCAAATGtttaaaacaattagaGTCATTATGCAACACTTGTCTACAGGGAtacaagaagaaattggatCAAGCAAAAGTcgaaaaatcaaatgaacTTGGAAATGTTGACTCAATAGATGCTTATTATAgtacaattgaaaaaatagttTCAAATGACATTTTTAATAACGATATTGACTTGGTTTTCTCTGATTCTACATTTACTTTACCTATAGATAACGTTGACTTAATGGCCAATGAGAATTTCCAAGAAGCTACGTTGATTGATATGGACATTAAAGAActtttcattattgttcAATATATTGAACGActgttgaattttttgaaacctaccatcaccaaattgaaacaacCTCAATGTTCCGACCCATATGCTCTTCATAAGATTTTCCTTCTTACTCAAAGATTAAATGATATTTATACAATTGTACGAAGATACGGAAGAAAAATCtatctttcaaattatcaacatttAACTGATTCGAAATTTTTATTCCATTGTAAGAATccacaatttttcaaaaataacaTCCTAAAGGATAtgaatgattttttcaattcaatgaagaaaaatggTACTTTGATTGCTAACTTGACAAGATTTGTTCGTCAAGATTCCCGGTTTGAAACCAATTCTAAAAATATCACAAATAATATGAATTTCACTAATCAAGGATTATTAACAGTTGAAACCACAATAACTAAACTTAAAGAATTTGGTATGAGTTGGTTAGTTAGTGAATTGAGATTTAGAAGAGTGTATCAATTGCcgaaaaagaatttatttgatataTATCAAACAGTTCCTGAATTCAAACAACGCACAACCCCTCCTACTGTGCTGATAACAGGACCAAATCCACTGCTGTCTCCAGCAAGTGCAAGTACAAATACAAGTAAATCAAAAACAGACAATTCTACTCCAAATGGTAGTCAACCAGCAAAGAAACCACTCGAGAAACTGGAAACGAATAATGAGGGAACAAAATCGAGGTCAAGATCTTCATCAGTGTCAAGTATTACTAGTAATGGATCATCTTCAGGGTTAATGAGAAGGggatcaatttcttctccAATCAAACCTTCACCTTTGTCATTACCACAAAATGGAAGAAACTCACCTAGAACAAGTAGACCCAACTCGATGTTATTTTTACATccaaattcatcaacatcaaatttAGAAAGTGATCCCGAGAAAAAATCAAGTGCCCCCTTAAGTCCATCAACAGGGCCAGGGGCAGGTACAATTACTAGAAGAAGATCCAATTCTCAACCAATTGGCAGAGATGCAATTATTGCCACATCTGGTGCCGCAACTGCACTCACCAGAAACAGTAGTTTATCTTCACGCACATCTTCACCATTAAGATCACCTAGTACAAGTAATAACATGACAGCAGGgtcaccaacaacaacaacaacaacagaaaagGCATCATCTCCCACTCCTAGTAGGATAACCCAGAAGTTACTTATGGTGCAAGAGGAAGAAACACCTTCTCTTGCTCAAAAATCAGCTTCAGCAGCAACTAAATTATCAGCCTCACAAAGATTTCAACAACGTGTCAGGGAAGCTGCCAAGAATGGTGATCTTGTCACGCAGAAAAAGGAAACTTTCACTTCTGTTACTTTTGATCCTAATGATACTtccaaattatcaatacgTAAATATTCTGAAATTCCCACATCACCAGAAACAGAAGTGCAAGCGAAAGAGGAAGAGCCAGTACCAGTTAAAGTTGCAGTTGCACCACAAAGAAGAACTAGAGATCAAGTCACCCGTCATAATACTCAACGTAATAGTCATATACCAATGCCAAAGAATACTGACACAAAATCTTCAAACAgttcaattgatcaaaagAGTAGCAGTAGCAATAATAGTACTGGAAGTGTTAGTAACTCAACTTcaaccaccactaccacaaccacaatttccaaaaaagTTAGATTTACAGGAGTTCCAGAATGGACAGAAGCTGAAGATGCCCCAACAAAATATTCTCATGCTATTTTAAGAAACTTTGCTGTGTTTCGACACCCTATAAAGACTGCTAAAGCTCATAATTCCAAGAGtgatcaattattacaCGAGGAAAGTATGTCTTTTAAAACATCAAcggttgttgttgatgataatgagGTGATGATTGCACCTAAACCCAAATCAGGATTTTCTAGAATCAAAAGTAGACTAATATGA